In one Mycobacterium sp. NBC_00419 genomic region, the following are encoded:
- a CDS encoding ATP-binding cassette domain-containing protein, which translates to MRGPWGPVYGPVDLEIPRGGLNVLVCPAGSGRTALLMTIAGRMAPQSGDLDVLGARSARQIFALSALAGIDELDTVPESVTVRDLITEQMRWDAAWYRLVSRADQAALTTMCARVFGPHPLPPLTEYFEELSELDRLLLRIALANTKTPPLLVVGNLDFVTSDVNRDLLIERLIDLGTDQTVVTATVNGVTGHAVRSQIAVANTDRAELAQTQKRTG; encoded by the coding sequence ATGCGCGGGCCGTGGGGACCGGTCTACGGACCCGTCGACCTCGAGATCCCGCGCGGCGGGCTCAATGTCCTGGTGTGCCCGGCAGGATCCGGGCGTACGGCGCTGTTGATGACGATCGCAGGACGGATGGCTCCCCAATCCGGGGATCTGGATGTGTTGGGCGCCCGCAGCGCCCGCCAGATCTTCGCGCTGTCCGCCCTCGCCGGTATCGACGAACTGGACACGGTGCCCGAGTCCGTCACCGTGCGCGACCTGATCACCGAGCAAATGCGTTGGGACGCAGCGTGGTACCGCCTGGTGTCCAGAGCAGACCAGGCCGCACTGACGACGATGTGCGCCCGGGTGTTCGGACCTCATCCGCTGCCCCCGCTCACCGAGTACTTCGAGGAACTCTCCGAACTCGATCGTCTGCTGCTCCGCATCGCGCTGGCCAACACCAAGACCCCGCCGCTGCTCGTCGTCGGCAACCTCGACTTCGTGACCAGTGACGTCAACCGGGACCTACTCATCGAGCGGCTCATCGACCTCGGCACCGACCAGACGGTCGTCACGGCCACGGTCAACGGCGTCACCGGCCACGCCGTGCGGTCACAGATCGCGGTGGCCAACACCGATCGGGCTGAACTGGCTCAGACACAGAAAAGGACGGGGTGA
- a CDS encoding VOC family protein, translated as MSPARPSRQQISDAVGHLGWRLVLGAIYADVATESLAQSAEVAAVAAEAAGGDGDGHLSVDVRADRAILRLQSTALGGMTDLDVRLARSLATALNARGWQLRAGTVQALEIAIDALDIAGVRPFWKAVTGYIDEPGPSDLSDGLIDPLGRGPAIWFQQMDAPRPQRNRIHLDVDVAHDVALGRIDAALAAGGELVSDAAAPAFWVLADREGNEVCICTWQGRD; from the coding sequence ATGAGCCCCGCCCGGCCGAGCCGCCAACAGATCTCCGACGCGGTAGGACATCTGGGCTGGCGGCTGGTGCTCGGCGCGATCTACGCGGACGTCGCCACCGAATCGCTGGCTCAGTCAGCCGAGGTCGCCGCAGTGGCCGCCGAGGCGGCCGGCGGTGACGGTGACGGCCACCTCAGCGTCGACGTCCGTGCCGACCGCGCGATCCTGCGGTTGCAGTCCACCGCGCTCGGCGGAATGACCGACCTCGATGTCCGGTTGGCCCGCTCGCTGGCCACTGCTCTGAACGCGCGGGGATGGCAGCTGCGCGCGGGAACCGTTCAGGCCCTCGAGATCGCCATCGACGCCCTCGACATCGCGGGCGTCCGCCCGTTCTGGAAGGCGGTCACCGGCTACATCGACGAGCCGGGACCGTCCGACCTCAGCGACGGGCTGATCGATCCGCTGGGGCGGGGTCCGGCGATCTGGTTTCAGCAGATGGACGCGCCGCGACCGCAGCGCAATCGCATCCACCTCGACGTCGACGTCGCTCATGACGTCGCCCTTGGGCGCATCGACGCCGCGCTCGCCGCGGGCGGTGAGCTGGTGTCCGACGCCGCGGCGCCGGCCTTCTGGGTACTGGCCGACCGGGAGGGCAACGAGGTCTGCATCTGCACCTGGCAGGGGCGCGACTAA